A region of Lepeophtheirus salmonis chromosome 13, UVic_Lsal_1.4, whole genome shotgun sequence DNA encodes the following proteins:
- the LOC121128559 gene encoding uncharacterized protein isoform X2, producing MANSYEKRLFNDTVRNMIRYLRQRRKMLPLLIFASLLVMVNSEYECGDVFLDMYNNNTQALKRLPPCSVDEDCPKYHICIFSEFGKSECKIAGLTDFDCGVKGYEGNFSQITLFVSNKTVKQII from the exons atggcTAATTCCTATGAAAAACGCTTGTTCAATGATACAGTTCGAAATATGATAAGATATTTAAGACAAA gAAGAAAGATGCTTCCTCTCTTGATCTTCGCTTCTCTCCTTGTCATGGTAAATAGTGAATATGAGTGTGGGGATGTATTCTTGGATATGTACAACAACAATACACAAGCACTGAAAAGATTACCTCCTTGCTCTGTGGATGAAGACTGTCCCAAATATCATATTTGCATCTTCTCTGAATTCGGGAAATCAGAATGTAAAATAGCGGGATTGACGGACTTTGACTGCGGAGTAAAAGGATACGAGGGAAATTTTTCCCAAATCACACTGTTTGTATCGAACAAGACAGTAAAACA aatCATTTAA
- the LOC121128559 gene encoding uncharacterized protein isoform X1: MEVKKRKFDSFLSITTNKVKRQRRKMLPLLIFASLLVMVNSEYECGDVFLDMYNNNTQALKRLPPCSVDEDCPKYHICIFSEFGKSECKIAGLTDFDCGVKGYEGNFSQITLFVSNKTVKQII; encoded by the exons atggaagtaaaaaagagaaaattcgattcATTCCTCAGTATCACTACGAACAAGGTGAAAAGGCAAA gAAGAAAGATGCTTCCTCTCTTGATCTTCGCTTCTCTCCTTGTCATGGTAAATAGTGAATATGAGTGTGGGGATGTATTCTTGGATATGTACAACAACAATACACAAGCACTGAAAAGATTACCTCCTTGCTCTGTGGATGAAGACTGTCCCAAATATCATATTTGCATCTTCTCTGAATTCGGGAAATCAGAATGTAAAATAGCGGGATTGACGGACTTTGACTGCGGAGTAAAAGGATACGAGGGAAATTTTTCCCAAATCACACTGTTTGTATCGAACAAGACAGTAAAACA aatCATTTAA